The following proteins are co-located in the Chlamydiota bacterium genome:
- the prpB gene encoding methylisocitrate lyase, whose product MTDQKLKLKDLLKKKKTIVLPGVFNAISARMAESVGFEAVYLSGAGLSNGLLGKPDIGLLTLPEVAQQVRYISNCVKTPILVDADTGFGGLRNVTRAVLELEGAGASAMQIEDQNTFKRCGHLPGKTLVDAQEMAQKIQTAVQTRGDKDFLIIARTDARSVLGLEEAIRRAKIYLKAGADVIFPEALESRQEFKEFSSKVEAPLLANMTEFGKTPYISVQEFHKLEYDLVIFPMTAFRVMMRSLEASFVEIKKKGSQKGLLPKMQTRKELYDLINYQI is encoded by the coding sequence ATGACAGATCAAAAATTAAAATTGAAGGACCTTTTAAAAAAGAAAAAAACGATCGTTCTTCCAGGTGTCTTTAATGCTATTAGTGCTCGAATGGCTGAAAGTGTTGGTTTTGAGGCTGTTTATCTTTCAGGGGCGGGCCTGAGCAATGGCCTTTTGGGGAAGCCCGATATTGGGCTTTTGACATTACCCGAAGTAGCCCAGCAGGTTCGATATATTTCAAATTGTGTTAAAACCCCCATTTTAGTGGATGCCGATACAGGTTTTGGAGGTCTTCGGAATGTGACGCGAGCCGTTTTGGAATTAGAAGGGGCTGGAGCATCGGCAATGCAAATTGAAGATCAGAACACTTTTAAAAGATGTGGTCATTTACCAGGAAAAACCTTAGTTGATGCTCAAGAAATGGCTCAAAAAATTCAGACGGCGGTTCAGACAAGGGGAGATAAGGATTTCTTGATTATAGCCCGCACCGATGCGAGATCGGTTCTGGGATTAGAAGAGGCTATTCGGAGGGCAAAAATTTATCTTAAAGCAGGGGCGGATGTCATTTTCCCTGAGGCCTTGGAATCTCGTCAAGAATTTAAGGAGTTTTCTAGCAAAGTCGAAGCGCCTCTTTTAGCGAATATGACCGAATTTGGTAAAACCCCCTATATTTCTGTTCAAGAATTTCACAAATTGGAGTATGATCTGGTAATTTTTCCAATGACAGCCTTTCGAGTGATGATGCGTTCTCTGGAAGCTTCATTTGTAGAAATTAAAAAAAAGGGGTCTCAAAAAGGGCTTCTTCCGAAAATGCAGACAAGAAAAGAACTCTACGATCTCATCAACTATCAAATTTAG
- a CDS encoding MmgE/PrpD family protein, with amino-acid sequence MNLAEKLSEYSYCLSYREIPREVVHEVKRRLIDSLGCAVAAFSSVPAQMARQVIWEFPSKKGSTLFGTRFRTSPEAAAFYNGLLIRYLDYNDTYLSKEPAHPSDNFSAALAMGEDLHSSGKDFITAVVLGYEVQCRLCDAASIRARGWDHVTYGAFSTALVAAKLMHLSEKKTYHAVNLAGVANITLRQTRVGELSMWKGCAFANAARNGLFAARLASRGMTGPAPIFEGRFGLFHLVSGPFKIKKWGGKRERFKILDTAIKYFPVEYHAQSAVEAALELRKEILNIDEIRSIHVKTFKAAIEIIAGEREKWHPVSRETADHSLPYCVAVALMDGKMELEQFSLRKIQDEKLHNLILKVKVEEDLGLTRLYPKAVPISLKIVLKNGHILKKEILHSKGYAARPLTDLEVEEKFKNLTRKIFSPNQQKHILNQLWNLEKMEDVGAILRLFRNLKIKNQRSK; translated from the coding sequence ATGAATCTTGCTGAAAAGTTAAGTGAATATTCCTATTGTCTTTCCTATCGAGAGATCCCCCGTGAGGTTGTTCATGAGGTGAAACGAAGATTGATTGATTCTTTGGGTTGTGCAGTTGCCGCATTTTCAAGTGTTCCTGCTCAAATGGCTCGACAAGTTATTTGGGAATTTCCTTCTAAAAAAGGATCGACGCTTTTTGGAACACGTTTTAGAACAAGTCCTGAGGCAGCAGCTTTTTACAATGGCCTTCTGATTCGCTATCTTGATTACAATGATACGTATTTATCAAAAGAGCCGGCGCATCCTAGTGACAATTTCTCAGCTGCACTTGCAATGGGTGAAGATCTTCATTCTTCAGGAAAAGATTTTATAACGGCAGTCGTTTTGGGCTATGAAGTTCAATGTCGGTTATGTGATGCGGCTTCCATTCGAGCTCGGGGGTGGGATCATGTGACTTATGGGGCTTTTTCGACGGCATTGGTGGCTGCAAAGTTAATGCATCTTTCCGAAAAAAAGACCTATCATGCGGTTAATTTAGCTGGAGTTGCCAATATTACTTTACGGCAAACACGGGTAGGAGAGTTGTCGATGTGGAAGGGTTGTGCCTTTGCAAATGCGGCTCGTAATGGTCTTTTTGCAGCTCGATTAGCGTCCAGAGGAATGACAGGTCCTGCCCCCATTTTTGAAGGCAGATTTGGTCTTTTTCACTTGGTTTCAGGTCCTTTTAAAATTAAAAAATGGGGTGGAAAAAGAGAACGCTTTAAGATTTTGGATACAGCCATTAAATATTTTCCGGTTGAATATCATGCCCAGAGTGCTGTTGAAGCAGCTCTTGAACTTCGTAAGGAGATTTTGAACATCGATGAGATTCGATCTATTCACGTTAAGACATTTAAGGCGGCCATTGAAATTATCGCAGGAGAACGTGAAAAGTGGCATCCTGTTTCTCGAGAGACAGCGGATCATAGTTTGCCTTATTGTGTGGCTGTGGCCCTGATGGATGGTAAGATGGAATTGGAGCAGTTTTCATTACGAAAAATTCAGGATGAAAAACTTCATAATCTTATTTTAAAAGTAAAGGTTGAAGAGGATTTAGGTTTAACACGCCTTTATCCAAAGGCAGTTCCTATATCTTTAAAAATCGTATTAAAAAATGGGCATATTCTTAAAAAAGAAATTCTTCATTCAAAAGGATATGCGGCTCGACCTCTTACGGATTTAGAGGTAGAGGAGAAATTCAAAAATTTGACCCGAAAGATTTTTTCACCCAACCAGCAGAAGCACATTTTGAACCAACTTTGGAATTTGGAAAAAATGGAGGATGTCGGAGCAATTTTGAGGCTATTTCGAAATTTAAAAATTAAAAATCAAAGATCAAAATGA
- a CDS encoding metal-dependent hydrolase: MPSSLAHSMVSAIFYKGSIQKKWNSDWKLLLFFIFCGNSPDLDFIPGLFVGDVYRFHHQFSHSFLGATAIALFLWFFYGIWRKTWRGKDLFIILVLVNLHLILDIFVRDPSPPYGCPLFYPFYKERLISPFVFFGRTSLRESPFSSSNLWSYWIEFAVFAPLVLAWIFNGKRKGWVWMVAGALVLGVILHYLYYADLTSSRVQFIKVFLSY; this comes from the coding sequence ATGCCATCTTCACTCGCTCATTCCATGGTCAGTGCCATTTTTTATAAAGGCAGCATTCAAAAAAAGTGGAATTCAGATTGGAAATTGTTGCTCTTTTTTATTTTCTGCGGAAATAGCCCCGATTTGGATTTTATTCCAGGTCTTTTTGTGGGGGATGTCTATCGGTTTCATCATCAATTTTCGCATAGTTTTCTAGGGGCTACGGCCATCGCTCTATTTCTTTGGTTCTTCTACGGAATTTGGCGGAAAACATGGAGAGGAAAAGATTTATTCATCATTTTAGTTTTGGTGAATCTTCATTTAATTCTCGATATTTTTGTTCGAGATCCATCGCCTCCTTATGGCTGTCCACTTTTCTATCCTTTTTATAAAGAGCGGCTGATCAGTCCCTTCGTTTTTTTCGGTCGGACGAGTTTAAGAGAATCTCCTTTTTCATCGAGTAATCTTTGGTCTTATTGGATTGAGTTTGCAGTTTTTGCACCGCTTGTTTTGGCTTGGATTTTCAATGGAAAAAGAAAGGGTTGGGTTTGGATGGTTGCCGGAGCCCTGGTTTTGGGAGTTATCCTACATTATCTTTATTATGCGGATCTCACTTCTTCAAGAGTACAATTTATAAAAGTTTTTCTCTCCTATTGA
- a CDS encoding ferredoxin--NADP(+) reductase gives MSEKKISLNTYKVSSPWTATVLENIKLTADSSPNDTRHVVINLQGSSYEYVEGQSVGILPPGIDEKGKPHAVRLYSIASHRRGEKGDAQSLSVCVKRVVYQDPVTGLEKRGVGSNFICDLKKGDAVRITGPVGNRFLLPEHVNDPSYIFIATGTGIAPFRGMLKELFQKGFQNHAWLIFGTPYRSDILYEKEFQNYETHQKFHFVTAVSREDKNRDGTKVYVQHRLLEHQKELVPILTDTKTLIYICGLKGIEKGIYETLQSILSPTAYEELRKRILVEVY, from the coding sequence ATGAGCGAGAAAAAAATTTCTTTAAATACTTATAAGGTTTCCAGTCCATGGACGGCTACGGTTCTTGAAAATATCAAATTAACGGCCGATTCAAGTCCGAATGATACTCGTCATGTGGTCATCAATCTTCAAGGAAGCTCTTACGAATATGTTGAAGGTCAAAGCGTAGGAATTCTCCCGCCAGGGATAGACGAGAAAGGGAAACCTCATGCGGTGCGTCTTTATTCCATTGCTTCTCATCGCAGAGGAGAAAAAGGGGATGCTCAAAGTTTATCGGTATGCGTGAAGCGGGTCGTTTATCAAGATCCCGTGACGGGTCTTGAAAAAAGGGGAGTAGGCTCAAACTTCATCTGTGATTTAAAAAAAGGGGATGCTGTAAGAATTACAGGGCCCGTAGGCAATCGTTTTCTCTTGCCCGAGCATGTGAACGATCCCTCTTATATTTTTATTGCGACAGGGACAGGAATTGCGCCATTTCGGGGAATGTTAAAAGAGCTTTTTCAGAAGGGTTTTCAAAATCACGCATGGCTGATTTTTGGAACGCCTTATCGTTCAGATATTCTCTATGAGAAAGAATTTCAAAATTATGAAACACATCAAAAATTTCATTTTGTGACGGCCGTGAGTCGTGAAGATAAGAATAGAGATGGAACTAAAGTTTATGTTCAGCATCGTTTGCTAGAGCATCAGAAGGAACTCGTTCCTATTCTAACGGATACCAAGACGCTGATCTATATCTGCGGCTTAAAGGGAATAGAAAAGGGAATTTATGAAACCCTTCAATCTATTTTATCCCCGACCGCTTATGAGGAGCTCAGAAAAAGAATTTTAGTTGAGGTGTATTAA
- a CDS encoding cyclic nucleotide-binding domain-containing protein, with product MSIDVFSFLKRSDLCRGFSDHEISELKGCAQLLEVSQGHVLFKKGDLADALYLIGQGAIEIRLPAGAHEETIARLGENAVLGEVGILTDQIRSATAVAVLKTTLLKMNRGALERFLSEGRLGAFKLMYQIAKILSFRLRQMDEAFANMLGQTQRPHELNQLRARLQADWPF from the coding sequence ATGTCCATCGATGTTTTTTCATTTTTAAAGCGATCGGATTTGTGCCGAGGTTTTTCAGATCATGAAATTTCTGAACTGAAGGGTTGTGCCCAGCTCTTAGAGGTTTCCCAGGGGCATGTTTTGTTTAAGAAAGGGGATTTGGCGGATGCCCTTTATCTGATTGGCCAAGGGGCTATAGAAATTCGCCTTCCTGCGGGGGCGCATGAAGAAACGATTGCACGTCTGGGTGAAAATGCAGTTTTGGGAGAGGTTGGAATTCTAACAGATCAAATAAGATCGGCTACTGCTGTGGCTGTTTTAAAGACGACGCTTCTTAAAATGAACCGAGGAGCCCTCGAGCGTTTTTTGTCTGAGGGAAGGCTGGGTGCTTTTAAATTAATGTATCAAATTGCCAAAATTTTGAGTTTCAGATTACGTCAGATGGATGAAGCGTTTGCAAATATGTTGGGGCAGACTCAGCGGCCCCATGAACTCAATCAACTTCGTGCTCGACTACAAGCCGATTGGCCATTTTAA
- a CDS encoding glutamate dehydrogenase has protein sequence MNTFEATNYYFQKAASLIGLNERVQALLLNPSREVKVSIPMEMEDGTLAHFTGFRVQHNNSRGPFKGGLRYHPLVNLDEVKGLASLMTWKTAVVDIPFGGAKGGIACNVSELSERELEILTRKFVQQIQDFIGPTRDIPAPDMNTNAQVMAWIMDEYSRRAGYAPAVVTGKPVELGGSQGREAATGQGCAIIAEQYFKDHGKGLKGAKFAVQGFGNVGSHFARLIEGRGGLIIAVSDSKGGTFHSQGLKIKDVSEYLKKERTIVGFPEGKSITNEELLELECDCLVPAALGGVLHQGNAARVRAKVILEAANGPTDPEGDEIFEKKGIVVIPDILANAGGVVVSYFEWVQNLQSFRWTLDQVVSELRRVMLKSYESVVQIASSKKISLRTAAFALGVGRVAKTVTLRGI, from the coding sequence ATGAATACATTTGAAGCGACCAATTATTATTTTCAAAAGGCAGCCTCGCTGATTGGACTCAATGAACGAGTCCAGGCCCTTCTCCTCAATCCTTCTAGGGAAGTGAAGGTTTCTATTCCCATGGAAATGGAAGACGGAACGCTCGCTCATTTTACAGGATTTAGAGTTCAGCATAATAATTCCAGGGGCCCTTTTAAAGGGGGTCTTCGATATCATCCGCTCGTCAATCTTGATGAGGTGAAGGGGCTTGCCTCGCTCATGACTTGGAAAACAGCGGTCGTGGATATTCCCTTTGGAGGAGCTAAAGGGGGAATTGCTTGTAATGTGAGCGAGCTTAGTGAACGGGAATTAGAAATTCTAACGCGTAAGTTTGTCCAACAGATTCAAGATTTTATTGGGCCGACCCGGGATATTCCCGCCCCCGATATGAATACCAATGCCCAAGTGATGGCCTGGATTATGGATGAATACTCGAGGAGAGCGGGCTATGCCCCTGCGGTGGTGACGGGTAAGCCCGTTGAATTGGGGGGATCGCAAGGAAGGGAGGCCGCAACGGGGCAGGGGTGCGCTATCATTGCTGAACAATATTTCAAAGATCATGGGAAAGGGCTTAAGGGGGCAAAATTTGCCGTTCAGGGATTTGGAAATGTGGGATCTCATTTTGCTCGTTTAATTGAAGGGAGGGGGGGCCTTATTATTGCTGTCTCGGATTCTAAAGGTGGTACCTTTCATTCTCAAGGATTAAAAATAAAGGACGTTTCAGAGTATTTGAAAAAAGAAAGAACCATTGTAGGCTTTCCGGAAGGGAAGTCTATTACGAATGAGGAATTGCTTGAACTTGAATGTGACTGCCTGGTTCCAGCAGCGTTGGGAGGGGTTTTACATCAAGGAAATGCGGCTCGGGTTCGTGCAAAGGTCATTCTAGAAGCGGCCAATGGACCTACAGATCCCGAAGGAGATGAGATTTTTGAAAAAAAAGGGATTGTCGTGATTCCTGATATTTTGGCCAATGCGGGAGGAGTAGTTGTTTCTTATTTTGAGTGGGTTCAAAATCTTCAGAGTTTTCGTTGGACTTTAGACCAGGTGGTTTCAGAATTAAGACGGGTCATGCTGAAGAGTTATGAGTCTGTGGTCCAGATTGCTTCGTCCAAAAAAATTTCATTGAGAACGGCGGCATTTGCTTTAGGGGTGGGTCGAGTGGCGAAGACTGTGACGTTGAGAGGAATCTAA
- a CDS encoding undecaprenyl/decaprenyl-phosphate alpha-N-acetylglucosaminyl 1-phosphate transferase translates to MRTYLAAFIISLMASLILVPVVKRMAFRLKAFGQGEALPIPRLGGVAVYFSFLLPLIGLFFYENGVSVLFWNEAKLCLGIFLGGTFILLLGVWDDLKNLSPWRKLMIEFLIASFVYACGFKIGHISSPSLEKAFSLGIFSFPVTLLWIVGLMNAVNLIDGIDGLACGISLFVVVTLGSIAFMTGQSLTILLCVALAGSLLGFIRYNFNPAQIYLGDSGSLLLGYLLSIFSIWGSNKASTMVAFLTPMVALGLPIIDMVVSMSRRYFSGVPIFKGDREHIHHRLKGMGFSQRKVVLLLYGFCILLNGLALFLYVSNNPHLILVFIALCSLLGLKYLGYLKPHVFKDRIEEFGKIRKERFYRYILRELVKGLKTPALEERVWHLTREFSEKADFDYARLEMENLSKSIEWSRSGLEGTLHPYTQIILPLLVDLKVIGKIELRKVHAPLDPSQKDHALFLGADLLTREIAKVVEASFAQVK, encoded by the coding sequence TTGATGGCTTCTTTAATCTTAGTTCCTGTCGTTAAGAGAATGGCTTTTCGTCTAAAAGCGTTTGGGCAAGGAGAGGCCCTGCCCATTCCCCGTTTGGGGGGCGTTGCGGTTTATTTTTCTTTTCTCCTTCCCTTGATTGGCCTTTTCTTTTATGAAAATGGAGTTTCTGTCCTCTTTTGGAATGAAGCCAAACTTTGTTTGGGAATTTTTCTGGGCGGGACATTTATTTTACTGCTCGGAGTCTGGGATGATCTTAAAAATCTTTCTCCCTGGCGAAAGCTAATGATCGAGTTTTTGATCGCGTCCTTCGTTTACGCATGCGGTTTCAAAATTGGCCATATTTCTTCTCCTTCGCTTGAAAAGGCATTTTCGTTGGGGATTTTTAGCTTTCCTGTAACCCTTCTTTGGATTGTGGGTTTGATGAACGCGGTTAATTTGATTGATGGGATTGATGGTTTGGCTTGTGGAATTTCTCTTTTTGTCGTTGTGACGTTGGGCAGCATTGCCTTTATGACGGGTCAGTCTTTGACCATTCTTCTATGTGTCGCTTTAGCGGGATCTCTGTTGGGTTTTATTCGCTATAATTTTAATCCGGCCCAGATTTATCTGGGAGATTCAGGAAGTCTTCTTTTAGGGTATCTTCTTTCTATTTTCTCCATTTGGGGTTCGAATAAGGCCAGTACGATGGTGGCGTTCTTGACTCCGATGGTGGCGTTGGGACTTCCCATTATTGATATGGTGGTGAGTATGTCTCGCCGCTACTTTAGCGGAGTTCCGATCTTTAAAGGGGATCGAGAGCATATTCATCATCGCTTGAAGGGAATGGGGTTTTCCCAAAGAAAAGTCGTACTTCTCCTTTATGGTTTTTGCATTCTTTTAAATGGTCTGGCTTTATTTTTATATGTATCTAATAATCCGCATCTTATTTTAGTTTTTATTGCGCTATGTTCCCTTTTAGGTTTGAAATATTTGGGATATTTGAAGCCTCATGTCTTTAAGGATCGGATAGAAGAATTTGGAAAAATTCGTAAAGAAAGATTTTACCGTTATATATTAAGGGAATTGGTTAAGGGATTAAAAACTCCGGCTCTAGAAGAAAGAGTTTGGCATTTAACAAGAGAGTTTTCTGAGAAGGCGGATTTTGACTATGCTCGTCTTGAAATGGAAAATCTTTCAAAGTCGATAGAATGGTCTCGCAGTGGATTAGAGGGGACACTCCACCCCTATACACAAATTATCTTGCCTCTTTTGGTTGATTTAAAAGTGATTGGAAAAATCGAGCTCAGGAAAGTTCATGCGCCTTTAGATCCTTCTCAAAAAGATCACGCCTTATTTTTAGGAGCGGATCTTCTTACCCGGGAAATTGCAAAAGTGGTAGAAGCATCCTTTGCGCAAGTGAAATAA